In Vicia villosa cultivar HV-30 ecotype Madison, WI linkage group LG7, Vvil1.0, whole genome shotgun sequence, the DNA window CACTCATTGTAAAACGGAGAAAGTATTTTAtatctctttttattttaattttattctacTTAAGGTGAAAATGTTGCAGAGGACTTCCTTTATGTGCCCCTATTTGCTTAAAGAAAAACTGTCTAATAaagaataatgaaaaaaaataaagtatgggcATAATCATATGAGAAATACAAATACAAGTCTATATCAAAACTAATACCTTACgctaaaatgaaaaatcattttaaaaattgatttgaattatTAGCTCGTCCTTCAAACTCAGTCCATTCTTTAATGAGATATATCCTTTTGAATTCTTTCGATAAAGTCTGTCATAATATTCAAGCTTTTATCATCTGAAAAATAaagataattattaattacaCCACTATTTTTGGGAGAGATTGTTAAACTATAAATGTATAATaaacatatttattaaaaattacaagAAAATAATAACCAAGATACATAAAGTAGTTTAGTATCTTACCTAATCTTGGTACTGTGTGTCCTTTTGGGTGATGAATTACCACAGGTTCAACACATGATTCTATGAGGTCTTTCCCATACTGTTTTAAAAAATCATTCTCTCCtgcattaaagtaaaaataatttaaaatatataaaattattactCGTAATAATTTTGTTCTAATCAAATAGTATATTCCACTATCAACTCATATTAATATGACCTCTTAACATTACAGAAATTAATGGGCTAGAAAACAGCCCAAATATAACAAACACAATTTCCATCAACCATTCTTACAAAATCCATATTTTCCTAGCCACACCCCATCCTACTATAATAAAATATGTTTAAGAAAACCATATTTCCTAAccccaaaaaaaaagtttattgaCTCACATAAAATAGATAAATCAATTCGGAGTAAAATAAAATATCCTCATAATATAATCGAGTAGTTAGTCCTAGATGAATGGAGTGTGGAATTGAATCCACTATGGACGTTtactttgaatttttaaaaaataattttgttataaaatattagagatttttcaaaaaatcaaatggcAAAAACTTTCGCTTGttttgatattaattttttttaattatgcatGAAATTCCTACAATAaagttctttatttttttaaataaaaataggttTCAAAAAACTATCAAAATAAGAGATATTTTAATAAACTTACAGAAaacactattaaaaataataaaaaacgtttttttaaataaatacataCTCATTATgtcaatagaaaaaaaaaatctaaaaccaaagtttatataaaaattaagttcataataaatataataagttTTTTCTAAAGTGGTACATTGAAATTTTAGAATATATTATAATTCAATAAACAAACATGTTCATAGTCTCAATTAGtaatttcaaaaactaaaatatcAATTTTTCAGCAATTCAAAGACTAAAAtagatttgtaaaaaaaaaaagactttatTAGATTAAATTATTTGTAGTGattaaactttataaaaaaatgttttaaagaatttaaaatcatgaaaaaaaaaccaaaaatatattattttacattgttattCAATAAACGCGTATTCTCCAAAttacattttaaaattatttaaatgacAGAATTTAATTTGACTTTTTTATTAGACAACAATGTAACAGTGCAGTCCATTTTAAACTGAAAGGTGAAGTAAAATGTACCTATAAAATGGAGAGAGGGGCAACTAATTTTTGAAGAATATGCTTTCTCTACCACTGAAGGTTCCAAAAACTTAGCCCCTCCTATTATCATAAGAAATTTCACTTTCGGAACTTTCCTCAATGCCACAccctataaaaaaaatccatGCTTTTATAAGAATTATaagaatcataaaataaaatataaaatgcatGAATAGTGGAACGTGGAAAAAGgaattcaaagtcaacaaaagtttCTAGTTTTCTAACACATACCTTCTCCTGAAGACCCGGCAGTGCACCTGATAATATCGCCCCCTAATTTGTAAAAAATCAAACACAGATTCAGATTCTTAAGCCATATTTCAATAATCAAGATTTTAAAAAATGGACTGCTCTAAAAGTTTTTGTGATTTCTGTCATTGCAGTGTGAATTAACGAAACAGATGATCTTGTGGCGGCCGTTTCGCTGTCGTAAAATCGGGTCAATTATCAGAaatcaaacacacacaacaataATAATTCAAATTGTAACAAACTAACCTGTGAGAATCCAAGTAGACCATCAAACGGTCCATGTTTGATCATATAATCCTCAATAAACTGCAAACACTCATCAAAGTTGGTGTACTCTGTAAATTCCTGTTGTTATTatacaataacaaaaaaaacatgTTAATTATCAGCAACAATAGatgaaatataattaaattacatatatatataataaaaacaaaatacctTGTTGAATTGGAACCACTCGTAATAAGGAGGATCAAAAATTCCTTCAACATCGGATTTTCCTGTGCAGGGAAAAGGAGCATCGACAAAAACAAGATCGAGTTTGTCAAGAACATTTTGTGGCCACTTATGAATCTGTTTTTTCATTATCTCTCCACTTGTTCGAAAGCCATGAAGGCACATAATTCTTGGTTTTCTCGCCGCCGTGTTCTTGTTTTGGTTTTCCATCTCTGTTGCTTCTGGACGGTGGTTGGAGAAATGGTTGGAGAGAAAACCAAGAATTATTGCGAATAGAATGAATGAGGTTTGTGGTGGCAATGAATTGAATCCAATTTAAAGCATTGGggaatttatgttattttattttttcctttttgggtTTTATTTTTTGGGGTCAATGCATTTGGTTGAGTTTTCAAATTGAAATGAATTGGGTAATTAGTGGACGGATGACGGACTACCTTAGGCATTAGATTCTCTTGGTCCATTTCGTGTGCTATGCGAGGCTTCCGTGTatctcactaatattttttgttaataaattaaaataataattttgtcatTAGTGCTGTCTAAAGCGTAATGGAATGGACTAGACACTCCTAGAACACCGCGTTAAGAATCAAGAATGAAATCTCCATTGAAtacacttttaattttttattttgatggttttaacttttttaattttctattttaatatttagttttttagtcttttattttacattttttttaaatattttagtctCTTTATGAATATGTGATAGTGATAATTAGGGTGAAAATTTAGTGGCTAGAGTTCATGGTTTAGAGATAAACAAGTTAAATGTTGCGGATTTGAGCATGTTCAATTATCAGCTAAATTAATTTAATGGCACAACTACCAACTAGTGTGTGATATTGTCAGGGATAAATAAGTTCTTTTTATTAGTTTTTCTGGAGTAAACTATTGTCGTATACCCTTCACCGTCATATTTAGACAGGAACTCTTATTATTTTTAGTCTTTTCTAAAATGTTTAGAAGTGTTCAAATCAACTATCATACATTTTTCTCTACATGCATCACATCAAGACAATGTCCAACATCGAGGATAGACCAATATAAAAGATCAAAGAACATCAACCtctttttctaaatatttttttcaacatGCACTTTTTTATTCTTTCTAAAGACAACATTAATTTTTTATGTCCAAGGTAAACAATCTTTTTTCCAAACTGAAGTTGGTGGAAACACGTATTAGATTCAAACATAGAACACACTTTATGTCCTTTAATTGTATCCAGCCAAATTACCATATGCAGAAAAGTCGTTGATTGTGCAAAATAACATGGCACACATCTTAAACtttttgtaacgccccagactgctttcgggatgatcgactgaccccacaaaccaacacaagtcttttcagcatgctttgacctcactcgcacgctttccgggaaacttcccagaaggtcacccatcccaatactactccaagtcaagcacgcttaactgtggagttcttattgaacgggctcccgaaaagaagatgcatcttgttggtataggtagtacccatcaatccttataagctttccttcaaccatgcagtcccatacctgcaccgcatcaggattcctctcattccgatttggcgaccaccctagcccccattggcctcaggtgttccatgcggtgcaaccacccctcgccttcttcggcctcgggtgttacacttTTCACCTAAATATTTATCATTAACATCAACGCATTCCTCCCACAAAACTCTTAAATCTTCAATTAATGGActtagataaacatctatgtcATTTCCAGCTTGTTTCGGTCCCGAAATTATCATAGATATATATTTGCGTTTCATGCACAACCAAGGAGATGGGTTGTAAATCGTGTGAAGAATAGGCCACGAAGTATGGTTAGTACTCAAATTATCAAAGGGGTTCATTCCATCAATGTCAAGTCCAAGCCTAAAGTTTCTTGGTCCATGGCCAAAATCCAGAAACAACGAATCAAATTTCTTCCATTACAAAGAATAAGTTACATGGATAATTTTTCCATCACATTTTCTTTCATATGCATGTCATCCAATATTCTTTGCGTCATTCACATTAGCAAACGATCTCTTGAACATTAAATCATTGGCAGGTATCATAAAACTTTGGCATGATGGCACTTCTTGCTAACATGGTCATCGTCATCGTCATCATCATTGTTGTCCTTTACCTTGTAGCCCGACTCACCACATTTCAAGCATTGATTCAATTTTTATACTCTTTCTTGTATAATTACAGTCATTGCCACATGCATGTATTGTTATATACACCAAACAAATTGGACATACAATCTTCTTGGCCTCATAGCTAAGATATGGCAAATTGTTATTTTGTGGAAGCATTTGTTTCAGTAACCCAAGCAATTATGTGAAACTTTTATTCGTCATCATTTTTTGCCTTAagattaaacaattttaacaccGTAGACAATCGTGTAGAACTTGTGCATCCCTTATATAAAGGTTTATCCTTATCATTACATAAAGTATCATAAAAATGAGATTTCCTAAAAGAATATTCTCCAATATCACAAATTATATCTTGTATTCGATCATCAATATCTACATCAACTTCATGTCTTTGTGACGTCACCTTTTGTTTTTTAATCTCCTTCACCATGCCACATCCATATTGTATAATTTTGACAAATTCTTAAAAGTTATGAGAGGTGTCATTGGTTAGGCAAATATCCAATATGTTGGCGGGTTCGGTGTTGAAGAATTAGTTTCTCACCTTTTTTTGGTGTCCTACTTTTTTGCAGGTATTTAGTTTCATGTTATCGTGTGGTTTTGCTTGCTTGCGGTGCTACCAAAAGATTGATTGGATCACCTAGATCAATTTGAAGCTCTCATTAGCAGCAGAAGAAGTTTCGTTAACAAAGTCATAATGATGTGGTTTGCCTGCATTTGGAGCAGCTAGAAAGCAagaaacaacaatatatttaataataagacTATTTATGTTGAACAAATGTTTTGAATCAGTTCAAAGAATATTGTGGAATTGGTTTAGCTTAAATCTAAATTCCTTAATTGTTGTTTTATTACAATGGTACATAAATCCAAGATTTTTTCTCTGTCAAGTGACCAGGAGTGGAGTTCAGGTGTGGCTTATGTTCAGCATATGAGTTGTTGCAATGATCATTATGCAGATTGGTGCAGTAAATTAAGTAGTGCTTGAGCATAGATACTAAACTGGTTTTGTTTAGTTTTGGAGTGCCTAGTCGTTCCGAGTTCATCTGTGCGTTTCGGGTTCGTATTGGAAACAGGGTGCAATAGTTTGGCCTAATCTTTCATGTGTTGGAAGCAGATGAGTCTTgtggttgttttgatttgagaagCCAATGTTTTCCAACTGCGAGTTGCTTCGAGCTTAGAATATGTGGTTCTTGAGGACGGTATCAATCTCAGCTTTGTTGGTTGAGCATGGTCTTTAAGCTAACAACATTTTCCTTATCCAGTTTGTTATAGGGTTGTTTTGTTTTTCGATTGGTTTATAGTTGTATTGATTTTAGCAGGCATGGAATGTGGTTCTAGGCAAGGCTGCCTATTTTTTTTCCCTGTGTGATTTTAAGACATCTTGGGGATGTTTGTTATGAAGTCTCTGAGTTTTAATTACAACAAGTTTGCTAAGAGTTGTAGTTGTTTCTCTAGATTATCTGATGTGATTCTTGGTGGATATACAATAAGAGATGGTTTTCTTCCATCAAAGCGCATATGGAGTTTGACCGAATTCAATTTGCACATCGTGTCTGAAAGGGTTTATAATGAGTAAATTTTTAGACAATTTTCATATTTGTTATGTATTTTATTCAGCAAGCGTTATGTGTCTTTCTGTTTATATTAATTGTCGATGCTTTAGGGTGTAGAGATTGGAATAGTATGTTATGTGGCTCAGGATCAACTACCTTTACTATTGATACTTTTTGGTGCCTTTAGTATATATTAGAAGTTAAATgaatgattataaaaaaaaattagaagttAAATGaatgattataaaaaaaattagatgagagagaaaaaataatTAAGAGAGATATAGACTCAAAGTTTCAAAAACATGCAAATTGAAAGGTAGTCAATCACTTCTCATTCAActtatataacaaaaaaaatgtcACTACCTCAAAAGATAATAAAACGATCTAAATTCTAATAAATATATTCCCGactaagtttatgataaaataaaaattttagttAAGAATATGCTTACTAGAATTTAGGTCGGCTCATTATCTTTTCAAGGGGTAGTGACATTCTTTACTATATATGTTGAATTATAAGTTGAATGTAATTTGTATGGTTTAGGAATGTCTTATGTGTTGTCTTAACTTTTCTATAATTTAATCTTATTTTTgctcttaaaaaaattaaacatgtGCTGGTTCAACCtccttttcaattttaaaacATTGACTAAAAGTAATtaatattgaaaaagaaaaaaagaaaaaaaaaatcaatttatgggtttttaaaaaaattgaaaaggtaAGAAACGTGTGAAATCCCAAATCGACGAACTTTCCTTCTTCCCCAAATTCTTTCTGTAAAGTTTCTTTCTCATATATTACTCAATTACTCAACTACCACTCCGTACAACAATCGATCCTCATCTCatcacaattagggttttctttCTTCCAATTATGGCCGCAAATTCTCTTAGAGCTGGTTCTTCTTACGGCGGCGCCGTCCCTTTCCGATCAAGGTATCTCCCTCTCCATCTCTATCTCTATCCCTCGAAATTCGTGGTATATATATTGAATTGTGTATGTGTTTGATTGCAGAGATGGACTTAGCACCCGACCCGGTGCTGCATCCGAAGAGATCCAATTGCGGATTGATCCCATGGACTTGGACGATGAACTCACCGGTCTTCATAACCAAGTTAGAAGGTTGAAACATGTAAGTTTCCGCTATTTTAGGGTTTTCAACCTCCTTTTCACTTCGTAGTTGATGCTGTGTTGCGTATATATGCAATTTTGAAATGATGTTGATTTTTATTTACATTTGATTATAATTGGAACTGATTTGAGATAACCTTGATCAATGAAAAACCTTCTTCATTTTGGTTCCAAAGATTCTGTAGAACAAACAAGGTTTTGTGCAGGGGATATCTTTTTTCGCCATAAACACGACACCGACATTGACACATTGACGCcattaataatttgaaaaaataaattgattaaatgtAATCAAAAGTGTTGGTGTCGGTTTTGTTTTTTTCTAAGTACTGCAAAAGAAATGGGCGGAATCTTAATGCTTTTGAAGTTGGAACTTGGGATATAATTATCTAAACTTTTGGGTTACTTTATTGTTTGAGAAGAAATATGTTATATATGTGTTTTCATGTCCTCAAAAAAATTGTCAACGGAGAGAACAATATGAATATGCTTGTTGTATCATGGATTTATGTATGCTATCTGGCTTTTTCCTTTCCACATTCCAGAAAATAATATTTGGTAGAATTAGAATATTTATAATTGCGAATTTGCAGCATATATGCTTGATGTTGTGGTAACTTATGGAAAGTTAAGTTAAATTTTCAACTACTACTAGTTATGGATTCTTCGGTTATACAGCTTAACTTATTAAACTATGTCCTGCTAATTTTTGCTTCTAGAAGTTGGTTAGCCTTAACTTAACCCCTCTAGTTAGTTAAAAGATAAGAATTGATCCGGCCTTGTCAAGATTGCTCTGTTCATATCTGTAGTTGACGTGAGGGTTAAGACTTAAGAGTATCCTTCTCTGTAGGTGCATAGCTCTAGGCAGTGTGGATGTTATTCCACAAATTGTATTTTCCATTTCCAAAAATATCATACTGATACATTCTCCATTATTTTCCCTTTATTCAGTATTTTATCCATTAATTCCTTAATATTCTGTTTGGACTCCTATCAGATCTTAACAATTCCTGTTATTGAAACTAGTTTGATGAAATCATGTTATGTTTCTAAACTTATTTCCtctccctttttctttttcttctatgCTTTGTTAGTTATCatgctaaatcaaatatttctggCACAGGTTGCTGAGGAGATAGGGACAGAAATGAAGTATCAGAAAGATTTTCTTGAACAACTGGTATATAATTTCTTGAACAATCGCTTGTTTTGTTATTGTTTGTTGGCTCATAGGCGTGTTTTTTGTAGTGGAAAAAAATGATTACACCTGTTGCATATTCAGGAAAATAGATTTATTCTTGAAATGTTGATGTCCTTAGAATTTGAAAGCTGAATGTTGTGACAGGAATAATTTCTTAATTAGACAACTAGGATCAACTTGCTGTTGTGTTAAGTGTCTTAAGAGTTTGGATAAAGGAACACCACCACCTCATTCGTGGCGCTGCTATAATACTGTCATTTATAAAATAgagtaaaattgatttttatattatGTTAAGTAGTAGTGGTTGATTAATTTATCTACTATTTAGCCCGTAATTGTCCAACTGTCTTGTTAACATTATAGTTTTATCTATTTTGATACAGCAAATGACAATGATAAAAGCTCAAGCTGGAGTGAAGAATAATTTCAGAAGATTGAACAAGAGCATTATCCAAAGTGGTTCAAACCATATTGTTCATGTGGTTGTTTTTGCGTTAATCTGTTTTACTATAGTGTACTTTTGGTCTAAATTGTCAAGAAAATGAGAAAAGCCCGATCCCAGGTTGAAAGGCTATACGTAAGGCTTCTTTCAATGAAGCTTGATCCCAGGTTGAAAGGCTATATTTAAGGCTTCTTTCTATGACTCGTGATTTTGTAACTTTGTTGTAAAGAGAGAACCTCAAAATCCTTTGGTGGTTTTAAAATGTATCTGTATATGGCATAGTTAAAGAAGCTATTCTATTTGAAAGAAGGATGCACAGTTTGGTAGCTCGTTTACCGTATTTATTATTGGAATGGGGACTTTGTATCTTGTTTTGTATCCCTGGTTGTGATTGATTGTGAGCAATTTTTTGACATGTTCAATGGAATGGCTCAAAGAAAGAGAAACAATGTGTACTCTGATTTCTGTGTTCTCTTTTAAAGAATTGTGAAGCATGTCGTTATAAAAATTGGTTAGTGGAACGAAGCTCAAAGCACTAACGTGCTTTCCaaaataattttgttaatataCAAATGTTTGTCTAGTTGGACGATATCTTTGTTACAAATGAgctattgaaaattttaaaaagtttatagAAAACTTTGTTTTTGCCACCCAAAATTATTTATGGGCAATTtaagaattaataaaaaatagaaatagtAGATTCAACTTGGAGGCGGTAAAGTTAAATCCTCAAAGTTATGCAAACACATTTATATAtgacaatttttttatagatCCCTTCCTTAGGAACTCGCGGTGAAGTTCCATAAATGTCTGTATAATTTggatatttttatgaataaaagtgatttcggatatgcactttGAAAGTAGTTGAACTGGAGCTTGTAGAAAGAGTTTTGAAGCTCTGAAGAGAGAGATACGATGAACAGAGGTCGTGAGGGAGAAAGGGGGTGTATTTTCAGAGAAGAAGAACCATGGTCATGAAAGGTatttgttttcgaaaatgcattttcgaaaaacaTCCAAAAACGGgttattttggagatgcatctccgaaataacgaaataattgaaaatgtgaagaaaaaaaatgatttcgtagatacatctccgaaatttAGGAATATTTTAGGGTTTTCAAGAAGGACTCCACCTCGgggggtctataaagaaattgtctttgTATATTCAACATTTGGACAATCTATCAATGTGAAATGCGGACAAACCCGGACTTTCTACTTAATGCTCTTTGAATTATACTTTAACCCATATCATTGAACTTGCAAGACTTTCTACTTAAGGCtccttaaaatataatttaacccATATCATTGAACTAATAGTTGAAGACTTTTTATTGGTTGAGTTTGAGTAAAGTTCAAACTATTTAGAATAGATTATATATACACATTGTGAAGGCTATGTAGCATATGATTATTAActctataaaaagaaaagaaaaaaaagaactcAAGAAATTCAAAATCATATAATCTTTGAATCAGCAAAATTATATTTGGTCAAGCCAACTCTAACAGCTTCAGATCAGACCAATCCACATTAAAAAAGGATTCAAAAGTAATCCATTAACAAACCGTTAAATCTAAAACTGATTCAAAAACATTTAAAGTCTAGAATTGGTTCAAAACATAACCTATAAACACAAACTGATTCAAAATAGTCTTCGGTTTAATAACAACCTCCaaccaaataaaaaattaacacacTCATTTCAAGAAAATACAAACAAACAAACTTCAGAGTCAAACTCAACAAGTGCATAAAACCGCAGCCTTAAAACTAAAGCATCTCACATTACTTTAGATCTCAACATATAGCCAAAAAAAGACCTAAAGGGCTTTGCTAGTAGTTTTGCAATTACTATTAACA includes these proteins:
- the LOC131620653 gene encoding uncharacterized protein LOC131620653; its protein translation is MENQNKNTAARKPRIMCLHGFRTSGEIMKKQIHKWPQNVLDKLDLVFVDAPFPCTGKSDVEGIFDPPYYEWFQFNKEFTEYTNFDECLQFIEDYMIKHGPFDGLLGFSQGAILSGALPGLQEKGVALRKVPKVKFLMIIGGAKFLEPSVVEKAYSSKISCPSLHFIGENDFLKQYGKDLIESCVEPVVIHHPKGHTVPRLDDKSLNIMTDFIERIQKDISH
- the LOC131617324 gene encoding bet1-like protein At4g14600 encodes the protein MAANSLRAGSSYGGAVPFRSRDGLSTRPGAASEEIQLRIDPMDLDDELTGLHNQVRRLKHVAEEIGTEMKYQKDFLEQLQMTMIKAQAGVKNNFRRLNKSIIQSGSNHIVHVVVFALICFTIVYFWSKLSRK